Genomic DNA from Apis mellifera strain DH4 linkage group LG6, Amel_HAv3.1, whole genome shotgun sequence:
caatcactgtaatatatggaaaattatattcgaaaaattatttaaaaattataatattaaaatttttaatattttatttctatcacaaaaattttttagaaaacaaaattttaaaaaatttcatgtatttgtaatattattttaaaaaacaacataatttttaatatatacttatcttttaattagtgtaagtaaaaaagaatatctacagtattataatttattatctaacaAGTGTTTAAATTTCGTAACAAAGTTAATACAGCGCCATCATACggatctaataatttaatttaaaatttaaaaagtttgaaattcaCTGATGAAAGTTGTCAGCATGTATACAAACAAAATGGCTGACAGATAACATATATGATATAGGACATTAAAATAATGGAGAAGCAATACTGtgtattgaataaattgtcGTTTTAATGATTACAATGATTCTCCTATCACTAAGTCACAtgatatacataatacatcACTGCCGGCCATTTTGTTCCATATGCTAGCAATCTTGTTCATCactaaaatgtaaataaaataaatatacaaatattttttacaattaataaaattgtcaatcatcccaataaaataacatcgaatctttttataattttacattaatctttctgaaataatttttaaagtaatcattaaattataaatattattaataaatattttgttttctcttaaaaaaatattttagataaaaactaAATAGATGGTCAATCAAAAATAACCGTTCAGTTTGTTGTAATCATCAAACATGAATTGTTTAATAGGGGATATGGAACAACTTATTAGTAATGATATGTTATTATGTACTGCACCAAGTCCttcatctatttataataatcgaaataataaccGATCaggtaatttatatttatatttatatttatatatatttatatttatatttatatttctatatttatttctaattttagattattcaaatatataataataatatgataataaataaatcattaatttgttatctaatttatttattacacttataatatttgattgtaaattttgtttttataatagtataatatatttgtaacagaataaaaataatataaattttaattcaacattttatacattataatattttaaaatttaatgaaataaacatattttacaagaattgtttatattatttacaggaACCAATGTAataagtacaatttttttaattgtcaatGCTACTTTAGGAGCAGgccttttaaattttccacaaGCCTTTGATAAAGCTGGAGGATTAGTTACATCCATTAGTGTACAACTCGTACTACTTGTTTTTATCACTGCTACTCTTATAATTTTAGCTAATTGTAGTGACATTACAAATACCTGTTCTATGCAAGATATGTTCGCTAATTTTTATGGACAAAAATCATTTCTCTTATGTGCTTTttgtattatgatatatagttTTGGATGTTGTTTaacatttttgataattattggtGATCAGTTTGATAGagttttattaacatattatggATTTGATTATTGTCACACATggtaattgaaaaatcaaaacatatatttgaaaaatatatttattattaatatattattaattattaatatattaatgaataataatatatttattaatattattggtttttattaataaaattaatattttaggtATTTATCCAGAACATTTGTCACAATTGTAACAtgtagtttatttatattacctttatgttttttcaaaagattggaTATTTTAAGTTATACTAGTTCTATTGGATGCataactattttatatgtagCATTATTGATAGTCTACAAAAGTTTTACCTACACTGAATCTTCTAATCCTATGAAAATATGGCCAGACAATAAACTTGAAGCACttcaaataattccaataatttgtTTTGCATATcaggtattatatttttagaattattataaagatggaagaaataaaataattttgattttataaataatttttaattatattgcttttatattatatttacagaatCATATGACAGCAATACCAATGTATGCTTGCATGAAAGAGCGAAATCTCCGTAAGTTCACATTATGTGCTATAGTAAGCatgattatttgttttatcatttatacagTGGTTGGTATTTCTGGATATGCAACGTTTGGTATTGATAAAGTGCCCAGTGATATTCTTCAAGAATATAcagataaaagtataattcttACTTTaggcattatatttatagcaattaaaaattttactacatatccaattgttttatattgtgGTCGTGATGCTCTTTTAAGTCTTTTGGGAATGGACattaatataactattaaatttagagtttttattacattgatctggtatatattatctttaataattgcgATATTAGTACCAGACATTTCGccagttattaatttattgggAGTCTTATCGGcagcttttatttttatttttccaggcATTTGTTTGTTTCAATGTATACTTTTAAAAGATTcagaattacatttaaataaagatcgactattaatattttttgcagtTTTTATCACTGCACTTGGTGCATTTGTATCtggaattatatttgtagaaaCAATAGAAGATTTAAGTATAACATCTAAAACAATTCCATTAGTTACTGGTTTtagacatttaaataaaaatttatgtacttAGTATATTTTACTCaatctatattataagaaaattttatgtaaaaatattttcctaaaCTTTTCATAAGTAAaggaactttttaaaattttgctcaTTATACTTGTGATTTATCACTGTCTTGtgatttagataaatattttaacagatattgatatattatcttaattatcattaatatcaataattattatagaaaatcagaaagactgatatatatatacaaattttattgttatattgtctgttgtattataacaaaaaacttttaaaaactaaaatttgtaatcttttatttttgtattgtatctataaactttcgaaaaaaaaaataatattaaataaataaaatcttatatataaaattttatacaatttgtttacttttcttcaaaatgtgttataatttttacaagaaatttatttttacaattattttcacaaaaaactataattcgtaatatatatttatcaagacGATTTCATGGATTATTTGAAGATATACTATCTTGAGTAAAGTCGTGTAATATATTACCAGAAAGGTCTACAACTTTTTCGATTGttattttacagaaaaaacATGATCTGTTGTTTAAGAGATGTCGATCAATACAAATACGACATGTTTGATGATTACAAGGTTTAAAAGTTACTGCTATAGGTTGTGCATAGCATATTGTACAAGTATCACCATTATCgctagaaatttttgaatttggcAAAATAATACGACATTCATCtaaatattcaatcatatctttcactttttttatttcttcctctGTTACATCATTtggatctataaaaatttcattttaaaaagttacatgaaaatatattttccataattattttaaacatcaaaatacatatttatttatacttacaattcaaaaaggaaaatttttttatatttcgctcCTGCTTATCTTCATGTTTTGAATCTCCTAACAAGAAATATAGAGTGCTCATTTGAAAACTTGGttctattaataaagtttGAGTAATTTTTGGTACCTCCTTTTCGTATTTtgctaataatattcatatttcatttctattaagTTCTATTAAGTCTAGTAAGAATATATGACATTTATGTcgcaattaaaacaaatacttACATTTAAAGTTGATCATATCTTCATTCAGTAAAGCAAATAAAATACCTGTAGCAGCTGCAAGTATTGGAAAATGATCTACAGATTCTAAATCTGGGATTTCCAATAATACAACATGTCGGAAACAACTAGTTTGTGAACTGATTCTGTTTAAAACTTGACAAAGtagctaaaaaaaatataatgataattatatattaaataaaatacaaaaataaaaataacttagaAACATATACTTGGCACAATCTGAACAATAGATTTTCACTGAAAGATTGTGAtgcattattgaaaatatttggaacCACCGTGATGATCATCTCCAAAACTCTTAACAATGAAATCGTTAAATCAAAACATGTAgcgcaaatttttaattgtctaGATTCAATGAAAACTCTTTCAGGTCTTGATGAAACATTATGGATCTCTTGTACCATTCCAATAAATTCCGAAAAAGTCCAGTTTAATAGATTTAGTAAAGAATTTAAGAACGCCGTTGTATCTTGTAGATTTTCTAATAACACATCCTTTATGTGGCCTTGGTATACAATGGATGGACATGGTTCTAAAGAACGGAGATCAGTAAACTCACTGATCGTCCAATTTTTAAGGCATTTactgaaaacaaaaattacataCTTCTAGGTTGAGAAATTGACTCTTGTTGAAATGATTTTGATCCaccttttttcaaaagatgcGGGCTTCTGTCATATCGAAAGGCGAAACCGTTACCTTGCCAAAATCTGACTAAAATCCAATTCGATTCGGCCCATGccctatttttatatgattttaataagtttGTAACCAATTTCATTCGACTTTCTTCTGGTACATTTTCCATAGCTTCTAATGTAAGTGGATTGAATACAAATCCAGCCAATGTCAAAAGTAATGTACTTTTTGAATCTACATTTACTATACGAGGATCCATAAAATGATCACAAAGAAATTTAGCTATGGTTAAAAACATTTCTTGATAATctggaattttttcaatatgtgCCGTTGGATGCATGTGATTTCGTAAACCAACGCATAAATCAGCTAATGCTTCCAAATAAAAGTCTGGTACAAAACTAAACATATTTCCTTCTAAACTAGCGTTCATTAAAGTCAATGTAACCACTTTTAGAAGCCatgctaataataattgtttctctTCTGAATAAACAGCAGCACGAATCCAGGCCATATGTCTTCCCTGTTCTATTAATTTggtattaaaaacatttattgatCTAGACAATTCTTGCTGAACTGTCTCAGAttcaacgttttttttttttgtaacttcTCCTAgtcgtatttttaaatcttgacTAGCAGAAATATATTCTAACATGCTATTCCTAAGAAAAGCCACTTTTGCCAATGGCTTTTTTGCTACTAgatgatagaataaaataatactatcAAGTAGCTCAAGCAAAGATGTAGTCGAATCTACAATATTTACGGGTAACGGTGCCGTATCAAGAATTATTGATCTTCCTTGATCTAATGGATTCATATTTATCACTCGAACGAGTGCCATTCTAGTATATGAATTAGATGAATCTTGAGTTTGTTCCGTTGTAACAATTGCTTCATGTTCAGGACCTAATATCTCTACTAGTTCATTCCTATGCAATTTGTTTAAATGAGATACTACACCACCCAGCCTTTCAATTCCCAAGTAATCGATTGATCCATCGTAAAATACCctattcgttttaatttataaattattagatgaattaatattaaataaaaaatattaaattaaataaagattaataaaatattcaattaataaaatgcatataatattaactatataaaatattataaatatacttaatgGAAATTTACTTGCAAGGCACATAAATAGGAGATGTTCCAACTTCAGCATCCCATAAAATTCTGAATGCAACCAGAAGTCGATAAATGCAACATAGTGTAATCGGTGCCGAATTCTGAAGTTATTGATTATTCTCTGTAGAAATACTGACTAAACACATAATGCTACATAGAGTAATTTATTCATGAACAATTTATCAATCTTCTAACTTACATTATTTGCTATAGGTACAAaacgtttaaatttctttaaaaatatagttctTGAAGTTGGtctcttttcatttccatCAGAATTATCAAGAAGAATTACTAATAATTGTACTTGCAATGTTTCtaattctgtaaaatataaatataataatatatataaaacagaaaatgttatagaatattacaaaaatatttatttattgattataccAGAGATTGTAGCTTTAATTTGTTGACATGCTTCCATATAACTTTCCTTATTAGCTTCAATTGTTAAATCTACAGGATCTGTTTCCCACCATACATTACTGACTATATCAATTAATCCTTTCCTATCTGGTGGTTTAACATTCAAGAAATTTGGTAGCCTTACTTGATCAAAAAGTAAATGTTGTAGTAAATATTGTCGCGTCAATATATGttgacaaatttttgttaaaagaagaatactTTTACACTGATCAAAATATTCAGATAAATAAGATACATGTTTGAAtgcagataataaaaaaaagacgatAGTTTCTAAACATATTTTGATTTCATGCTCTTCAAGAAATGTCcataataaatctaaacaagttgataataaagaagtaaaatttgtttttgattCAGAAATATGTTGCATGAAAGGAACTAAAATATCTTCTGTAATATATGGTATTGCAACTAAAGGTCCTATATGTTTTAAAACACAATTTGAAAGACACATTAAATAGGCCTTTACACTCATATTTTCATCAGACaacataatttctttattcgtaTTCTGTCTTGTATTTATCTgttctattatttttgaaaaccatttaaataaaagcttAGCTTGATGTATTTCTTGTTTTGGAACTGCTTGTAGTGGTTCATATCCTTCTAAAGGATAATGCATTGGTGTGCATCCAAAATTGGCTGTTAAACTTTCTTTTAATGCAAGACTGATTGTTGGAAAATATGCAAATCCAGTACccattgatatattttcaaatgctCGTCCTAAATGTCTaccatttctataaaaatcaacATATCCATTGTCTAAATCTATTGCACATCCAATAATATCTCCTGCAAGCCATGATTCTCCATATGAATATGTAGCCACATTCCATTTTCTAATACGATTTCCATCATAAGCATATGAATTAATAGtatctcctaataaaaaggtattacattaaatgcatttcaaaattaaaagatattattaaataaaattatatttaaataattacttaaatttttgttaataaaatgacgttaaatatttccaaattatattatcaataaatattataaatatcaataacatACCAACTCCAGATTCCTGAGTGAATTTACAATTAACTGTACTCCAACCAATTTGCATAAGACCTTTGGTTCCAAGTTGTATTTCATATAACCATTTTCCTTGATATACTGCTGTATTTGCTCTCATTGTACTAAAATTACTTCTAGCATTAACAGTAAGTCTATCaggagaaattgaaaatagtcCAAGACGTGATGATACATCAAATCGAACTATATCTGGTCCAATTCTACCAATTCTACTGTCTCGTATATCTTTTACCGGAGCATCTTTTAAAAGGGtactttcaatatatttatttatcaaatctaAACTATGTGACactctaaaattttaatacatatatttcaaaaatcattattttaattcatttataaagaaataagattgataaaaataccTTGAAggcttttcattttctttgctaaattttgtatcattaGGCTCTAAGAATACATCTGGCCCAAAGATATCTcttataatttcatcaatttccaTGTTTGAAAATCTTTATCGTTTGTCagcattgaaaatattaaaataaaataagtttaaatgacaaataaatttgttcagAGAATTGCGTTAAAGGCAGTGACTTCGTTCGActagttaatatattttcagattataataattaacattatatttttaataatttctttgatttgatCACCTGCAAATAGTATAATAAGTTATAGTAATTATCGAAAACTAACcacatttttaacgaaatcgagcaataatgtcaaaaatataacaattgaatttgagaaaaatatatcaactataaatataaatatttgatatgccaattataaaaaaatgttctaaATATGCATACctgtaaatcaatatatttttatcattttacaaaGAACACATATGTACAACTGACATTAGCTGATATATCAGccgtatttatttctattaaatataaatatatttttcttcgttcgtaTTTCGCGCTAGAGATACTGATGTAgggaaaattattgttttagaatatttttctatatcgaATTTTGTGAAGTGAAAGTGTATACAAAATTTCGTTATTTGTTAAACTACTGAATTCGCTATgtgtagaatatttttaaaacatgagTCGAAAATGAATGATTCCATAATCACAGCCTACTTTATACAAACTAAAGTAACAGTAAATCTGGCAACAGTGTTTGAATTCTcacttcaatttaaaaatatattaagtataatttagACACTTCAATCTCCcgcgaatttataaaatactaatatttaaaatattttgttacaataaatgatataatgaatcttaatataatgtaataatatatataagaaatatagaattagctataaaatggatttattatttaaatattctttttatattatataattcgagGAATTTGTCAGCAGttcttcttcgatatttaaatcacaaatataaatatccaaatatttaaatatttccgttttaatattttgaaatcaaattcaagtttataatcgatattttgaatattcgaatatccagataaaaaaaataaatacttaatatataatatatatatatatatatatatacacataagtttataaaatataatcataattcaatttaatttaccaattcatcgaattattttcaaaataaataacaataaaataaaaaagaatattaaaaatttacttaccaTAAAATCTATACAAGTTAaacttagaaatataattaggtTTGTTGTACAAACGGTCAATACAGCCTGCAAGTTCTTTTATTGAAGTTAATATCAGTAACCGTAacgaaataatcaaattaggCTTCAGTATAGGACAAAGGGTcacattgatataaatatataacaacattaaattatacattaaattatactgCATTCTCATGAAACTAACAATTTAGTTTGAGAATAGTTATAGAAAAAACGATTGTAAAAGCACAATTCTCACCGtgaactatataaaaaaaaacgaacgcATCGTTAGAAAACAGAAAATCTGGCGTCATGTTCACTCAACAAATATTATGGTACAATCGAAAAAAGGGCAATAATCCATTTGGCTTTGGTATTTTCTTATTGCGGTGGGTATAATGTGATAATATTTCGTACTAATATTTAATCAGTAACTATAAAGAGTATTACGATAGTCAATCTTAACTGATTCGCATCATTCGTTATTCAGCGGATTGCGATGGTTTACAGCACGTTTCGAATGATTTTCTCCACTCAaagtataatttgtaaaatacttGCACATAGTATCATGTATACTGtatgcatattatttaataaacgagtactatgttttttttttttttaatgattataggAATGAAGAATATGAATACGTTGAGATGTTATATCGTTTTCTTCCGATTtcgttaaattcttttttcataatagaattattggtACATATCTAGAACTGACGTCGAACCATTAAATACTCGTGTATTATTGTacacttattatttatgaatatatcgaACATCAttgtcatattattattattaaagacgTTCGTGACATGTTAATAAcgtttaataatgataataatgatgataataataataataataataataataattataataataataaaaataaaaataataataataataataataataactcggAATTCAAATCCCAAAACCATCTCACTCATTCTCAAAAAACGAACTTCTGGGAAAggcttttttttgttttgttttaaacTCATACTTACTCGCGTGCGTTTTTAAAGGAACATCAAACTTGTTTGTTGCAAACATCAGACTGATAACACATTGAGAAGAAATATTCCTtgcaataaattacaaatcgtCCAACGTACaaaatcattttgtttttattctctctcgttcgctccctttctctctctctctctctctctctctctctctctctctctctctctctctctcgacgaaAAACTGCTTAacctcaaaattatttttttttttttttttttttaaatgttttttcgaTGTATTTTCTCGCTCATACATTTCTCGCATCGTTTTTCAATCGTCGTTCGATGACTAGAAACATCGTTTCGCGGGTCatttggtaaaaaaattatgcgaaaatggaaaatagtcgtagaaaaaataaactcgGCCCGAGCATCAAACCTTTCATATGCAACTAAATTTCGTGCGTTTCGTTTCATATTAAGGAGTGATGCTGTTTCggctttcctttctttttggGTACAGTAACTAACACACTTCGTGTCCTTACGATTTGGGCGGAGTAACTGGTCAATGGAAAGTCAGTGGCAAATCTCTATGCGTCTGGAAATCTTACTCAAACACGCATGGatcatagaaaataaatatttcttcgctGCTAAAAACTCTCTTGCTCTCTTTTTCTGAATACCCTGAATAGCAATTAATTGGTTTGCTCAGTGCTTTGCGCTTGCTTCTCAATCTTCCTTGCGAGCTCGGGACTCATGTGCGGATGTGGGAACGGTAACACTGGTTTTCTAAGGATTGTTGGCTTCACTTTTATCTGTGGCTTGAACGAAGATACCTGACTACCACCTGTCAAGTGCATATCCGCAAATTTTGCCGCTATCTTAGGCGTTGAACGTGGTGGAAGGGGTGATCTTAGGGATATCGAATCTGAAATCTGATTAGAACTGGTTGATCTAACGATTTCTTCGGATTCTTGTTCGGGATCATGCTCGGTTTCTACGCGTTTCAATTTCGACGCATCCGGATTAGACttagtattcttttttaacgtGCATTGGTTTTGTTTGGCGAATCTTTCTGCGGCTGTACTCATATCAGGCGATTCGGGTCCCCCTGTCGGCGACGTGGCTGCTTCGGCGCGAGATGGCTGCGTGGGAGTTTCCTCGTCAGAACTGCTTAGACTGCTCGACGAAGCTGACTTTTTGCTTGCATCTTGAGCGGATAACGGCAGATCCATCACAAGATCTGGTGTATGCTTTTGACGCATTTCACGGAATTCTTGAGAGGtgcgaaaaattttatgattcggAGGTGCAGGCGGATTCAATTGCGTCTGCGATGTTGCTCGTCTCTGCCAAAGCTCTCGATTTGCCGAAAATGTCGGTTGTTCCTGCGGTTCCTCCTCTTGAGAGATAATGTTGCTAGTTTGAACGGAATTCGTTGTTTGTTGTACAGTGTCGCCCATACTCTGAGATTTCCAATGTTGTTTCCTGCTCGTTCCACGCTTTGTTCCACCGTCCAAGCTCATCAATGAAATACGTTCTGTCTCTTCGCCATCTTCGTTACGTTGCGACTGTGACGATTCATTGAATTCTATTATCTTCTCATTCTCCGTGTTATTAGTGATAATTACTGACATAGGATCTGTACGATGATCGGTAACGAAgatatgtttttctttttcaggtgTTGATACTTTTGCCATTCGAGATGCGCATTCCTGGAAGTAGTTTAATAgtgtgaaataattataaattttaacatggATGTTTTAAGAAAGCatttatgatgaaatataatgtCTTGTTACAGTAAATAAGgaagtatatttttcaaatttaccaACCATGTTTGTtgcaataaaatgtaaattattttctgtgTTGTTATTGCTATGTAGTGCCCTGgaattttgtcaaaaattgttattttttttttttataacacataatttatatttattaatttagaagaacctataataaaaatattatatttataacaaaaaatttagtatttatcAACATAATAGTATTGATTAAATGCTAATTGATTAAATgctaaatacaaattattaatttaacacagaaaattttttatttattaaaataattggtatattaaaaaaaaaaaaataaaattataatataaataataatattgtattctaGTCTAGATGatcattttcaaatgaatttttttacttttaaagtgattattaaataacaatgaatttaattattattatttaacaattgtttagttattaatgtatattttttatttttattaatattatttactaaaataaaatttcaaatttcaaccatatataaaaataattcattaatttttagtatttttggTAAATGACACACAGATTGATTTcctattatgtaaattatataatttttttaatttacataaatgtaATCATTCAAATAGTTAAGATAAAGtaagtattttcaaaaatttcaaattcaatatttttatatttcacaaaaaaaaattgattattaaaccTTCTAATCTAGAATACATTTtagatttatctaaaataatttgcaaCATTCAAACATGTATACaagagatattatataagatataatatgattaagataatatgattaagatatatataagatataatgtaattctgcatgcattaatatgaaaataaagaaatgaataaaaagaagtgCATAAGATCAATATTCATaccaaaatagaattaaaaactgCTCGTAAAACTGACTATGAGTAGGATGAATACAAGCAGGCAAACATGTAAACATGACAACAGCCTTGTATTGATACCTATCTGTCTACAGATGTCAacgacaaaattaattattaactgaTCTGAGGGTGAGACATTTTATTTACTCACCTAAAGCCAAAAGAATATCCGCTGGATAAGTAGACTCTGCGAGTAGCATTCCATTTTGGTTTCATCTATATACtgaaattgttttatagaATGCTAGGATTCACAAACCAACT
This window encodes:
- the LOC727310 gene encoding putative sodium-coupled neutral amino acid transporter 7 — translated: MNCLIGDMEQLISNDMLLCTAPSPSSIYNNRNNNRSGTNVISTIFLIVNATLGAGLLNFPQAFDKAGGLVTSISVQLVLLVFITATLIILANCSDITNTCSMQDMFANFYGQKSFLLCAFCIMIYSFGCCLTFLIIIGDQFDRVLLTYYGFDYCHTWYLSRTFVTIVTCSLFILPLCFFKRLDILSYTSSIGCITILYVALLIVYKSFTYTESSNPMKIWPDNKLEALQIIPIICFAYQNHMTAIPMYACMKERNLRKFTLCAIVSMIICFIIYTVVGISGYATFGIDKVPSDILQEYTDKSIILTLGIIFIAIKNFTTYPIVLYCGRDALLSLLGMDINITIKFRVFITLIWYILSLIIAILVPDISPVINLLGVLSAAFIFIFPGICLFQCILLKDSELHLNKDRLLIFFAVFITALGAFVSGIIFVETIEDLSITSKTIPLVTGFRHLNKNLCT
- the LOC410136 gene encoding E3 ubiquitin-protein ligase RNF123; the encoded protein is MEIDEIIRDIFGPDVFLEPNDTKFSKENEKPSRVSHSLDLINKYIESTLLKDAPVKDIRDSRIGRIGPDIVRFDVSSRLGLFSISPDRLTVNARSNFSTMRANTAVYQGKWLYEIQLGTKGLMQIGWSTVNCKFTQESGVGDTINSYAYDGNRIRKWNVATYSYGESWLAGDIIGCAIDLDNGYVDFYRNGRHLGRAFENISMGTGFAYFPTISLALKESLTANFGCTPMHYPLEGYEPLQAVPKQEIHQAKLLFKWFSKIIEQINTRQNTNKEIMLSDENMSVKAYLMCLSNCVLKHIGPLVAIPYITEDILVPFMQHISESKTNFTSLLSTCLDLLWTFLEEHEIKICLETIVFFLLSAFKHVSYLSEYFDQCKSILLLTKICQHILTRQYLLQHLLFDQVRLPNFLNVKPPDRKGLIDIVSNVWWETDPVDLTIEANKESYMEACQQIKATISELETLQVQLLVILLDNSDGNEKRPTSRTIFLKKFKRFVPIANNNSAPITLCCIYRLLVAFRILWDAEVGTSPIYVPCKVFYDGSIDYLGIERLGGVVSHLNKLHRNELVEILGPEHEAIVTTEQTQDSSNSYTRMALVRVINMNPLDQGRSIILDTAPLPVNIVDSTTSLLELLDSIILFYHLVAKKPLAKVAFLRNSMLEYISASQDLKIRLGEVTKKKNVESETVQQELSRSINVFNTKLIEQGRHMAWIRAAVYSEEKQLLLAWLLKVVTLTLMNASLEGNMFSFVPDFYLEALADLCVGLRNHMHPTAHIEKIPDYQEMFLTIAKFLCDHFMDPRIVNVDSKSTLLLTLAGFVFNPLTLEAMENVPEESRMKLVTNLLKSYKNRAWAESNWILVRFWQGNGFAFRYDRSPHLLKKGGSKSFQQESISQPRKPCPSIVYQGHIKDVLLENLQDTTAFLNSLLNLLNWTFSEFIGMVQEIHNVSSRPERVFIESRQLKICATCFDLTISLLRVLEMIITVVPNIFNNASQSFSENLLFRLCQLLCQVLNRISSQTSCFRHVVLLEIPDLESVDHFPILAAATGILFALLNEDMINFKSKYEKEVPKITQTLLIEPSFQMSTLYFLLGDSKHEDKQERNIKKFSFLNYPNDVTEEEIKKVKDMIEYLDECRIILPNSKISSDNGDTCTICYAQPIAVTFKPCNHQTCRICIDRHLLNNRSCFFCKITIEKVVDLSGNILHDFTQDSISSNNP